Part of the Patagioenas fasciata isolate bPatFas1 chromosome 24, bPatFas1.hap1, whole genome shotgun sequence genome is shown below.
ATAAAGAAATATACAGCTTGGAATCTGTAAAGCTTCAGACTGATGTAGGCCTTGCACACAGGGGCTATTCATACGGCTTCCTTTAGAAAACAAGGATGTAACagtcatatttaaaaaaacaaataaaccgaAGCAGAAGAGGGAACAGCTCTGCACAGAGCCCCCGGTACCCGGAGGGGACACGCGGCCGCTCCAGAGCAGCGAAGGCGTCACTGCCTTGTGCAGCGTTCACCGGATCGTTAAAATCCTAACCGGAGCAACTGTTAAAAGCCAGCGACACAACACACAGAGAGGAGCAGAGAACAGGCCAGGCAGCAGCACCGCACCGAGACCGCCCTGGGACGCTACGTGGGAGGGACGGTGAAGAAAGCAGGAGAACAAGCACCTGGGAGTGTCACACGAGTCGGCTTGACCGTTTGGTTCTTTACATTTCTGAACTCCAGTTTCATGCTGCTTCAGAAAGGAGTGAGAAAGGAAGAGGAATCACTTAAAACCCcccagaaacagaaaaaacaaaaccggaagaacaaacaaaacaaaacaaaaactttaaaAGGTGGGACCGAGTTTGGAAAAATGCATCCGTTCTGGCTTTTGCAAGTGGAATGTGATTCATGTTGACAGGCTAATACACAGAGCACAACCCCCAGCCGGGACCGGCGCCTGGAGccgtgcggggctggcgggggcggCTACGGGCTTCTAGACAACCACGGAGCAACGAGGgggcacagggtgacagtccTGTTCTCGCTTTAAATGAGGAATGGTTTAAAAGTAAAACTCTTCTTCAGCTAGTTTCCTCCTGCAATAAAACCAACCAAGCCCGCCCCCGCAGGTGCAAGACCAGTTAAACGTGAGCCTTCCCCCTCAAAACACTAGGTACGAACATCCGGCAACATTCTACAATGGAAAGTGCTTTAAGAAAGAAGGATTCTGTAGTGCCAGTGACAGAACTGATCGGATGGGCTGGATGCTGCTGCTCCCGCGGGCGCGGCGGCTCAGGCCAGGGCAGCTCGCTTCTCCTCGGGggtctcctccagcagctgcatGATCAGTTCGTGGAGCGGTTTGCAGATCTTGGCGTAGCCCCCTCCCGTCAGGTGCAGGAAATCGAACATGTCGTGGTACGAGATGGTGCCGTCGGAGTGCACGAAGCCGGCGTCCACGTCCAGCAGCTGCACGTTGGGCAGTTTGGGGAGCGAGGCTTTGAGCAGGTGGTTCACCTTGGCGTTCTTCTGCCGCAGCGGGTTGGGCTTCTCTCCACGAGGTAGCAAGCCCTGGCACAAGAAGGAGGCAAAAAAGAGCTTCAGGTGACTTTGCTGGTCTAACAATGGTGCCTCTCAGCTTCTCAGATGGCGGCGACAAGACGAACTCATCCTGTGAATCAGGCTTTGTCCAGTCAGACCCAATTTGAAATGCAGCCGAAAGAGCCAGATGAGCCACCAGCACAACTGGTGCAGACCTCCTcgcttttcctttttctggttgtttttccCTTAACATATCGGTTTTGCTCTTTCAGCAGCAACCTGAATGCCACCGCCCGGCTTCCCAACAGACAGATAAGCGACCGCCCTCCCCCGAACGACCCGTCCCTCCCTGGCTCGCAGAGAACACGGGGCTCCCTGAGCAGCTTGTTTTCCCGGCACTCCCAGGGACGTACCAGCACAATCACTTTGGCCTGTGGCTGCTGGGTGTTTATCAGGCGCACAATAGCCTCGATTCCACCTGCTACTTCTTCTGCTGTGTTTCCGTGATTATTTGTTCCAACCCAAACAACGATGACCTacagggagaaaaaatatttgtggCTTTTTCAGGATGAGCTGCAGTAGCGTTGCCGACCCTGAAAACCCTGTACAAACGTCATCTGCGGCCAGCGAGCTGCAGGAAGAGCCGGGCTTACGGCTAAACCCAGACTGGAAGAGGCCTTCAGCTGCCAGTAATGCTCATCTCTGAACAGCATCTTACGAGCTTCTGTGCTGGCCCCCAGTACGGATGGAGAACTGGGGCTGCTGCAGCTTTTCGGCCAGCCTGGGGAAGTCTGAGCCCAGCCTGGGGAGGCCTGAGCCCAGCCTGGTGCTGAGCCTCCAGCCACACACCCGCAGGAGCCAACGCTCGCCACACAGGGTAACGTATATCTATACAGTACAGTGTGAGCACCTCAGGGGCAGGGACAACCGGACAGCTCCGCTTTCTACTTTCAAAAGACTGTAAGTTGTCGAGCTCACTCAGCTCTGCACCACTTGGGCACTTGAGTCTCTTTTAAGTCAGCACAAGGCTGCCTGGTTTGCTTTTCTGCTTATACCTTCGGTTTGATGTTCTCCAGTTCTCCATTCTTCAGCCTCCATAGAACGTGTCCTGTGGTGTCTCCATCGATCCCAAAATTCAAGGCGTGAAGCGGTGAGAAGAGCTCTCGCCAGATCTGCAATCAGAAATCAAGTCGCTGTTTCAGAGCAGTGTCCTGACCGTGCAAGAAAGATCCTACACAGACAAGTGAGGTCTTCAAGGACAACAAAGGAAAAGGCCCAAAAATCAGAAGGGGAGAAACAGGCAGTACTACACACGACCATCAGTTACTGGATTAAAGAACCAGCCCGACGGCTCTGCCCGCCCCCTGCTCTCCTGCCGTACCTCgtactgctgcagcagctgcaccatGGAGTCACCCACGAACAG
Proteins encoded:
- the PAFAH1B2 gene encoding platelet-activating factor acetylhydrolase IB subunit alpha2 isoform X1, which translates into the protein MESRGEPQPPNRMSQGDSNPAAVPHAAEDVQGDGRWMSQHNRFVSDCKDKEPDVLFVGDSMVQLLQQYEIWRELFSPLHALNFGIDGDTTGHVLWRLKNGELENIKPKVIVVWVGTNNHGNTAEEVAGGIEAIVRLINTQQPQAKVIVLGLLPRGEKPNPLRQKNAKVNHLLKASLPKLPNVQLLDVDAGFVHSDGTISYHDMFDFLHLTGGGYAKICKPLHELIMQLLEETPEEKRAALA
- the PAFAH1B2 gene encoding platelet-activating factor acetylhydrolase IB subunit alpha2 isoform X2 — translated: MSQGDSNPAAVPHAAEDVQGDGRWMSQHNRFVSDCKDKEPDVLFVGDSMVQLLQQYEIWRELFSPLHALNFGIDGDTTGHVLWRLKNGELENIKPKVIVVWVGTNNHGNTAEEVAGGIEAIVRLINTQQPQAKVIVLGLLPRGEKPNPLRQKNAKVNHLLKASLPKLPNVQLLDVDAGFVHSDGTISYHDMFDFLHLTGGGYAKICKPLHELIMQLLEETPEEKRAALA